The Octadecabacter arcticus 238 genome contains a region encoding:
- a CDS encoding inorganic phosphate transporter — translation MTDNNDNGDLRHLDTLDRDLARFSRLEMATQYVARPIVGPGISLVFILLAGLGAALFFGQTNNAMIVIVATCLGAYMALNIGANDVANNMGPAVGANALTMGGAIAIAVVFESAGALLAGGDVVSTIAKGIIAPESMGDPATFIWAMMAALLSAALWVNLATYVGAPVSTTHSVVGGVMGAGIAAAGFAAVSWDTMGAIAASWVISPVLGGAVAAFFLFVIKSRIIYRDDKIAAARRWVPVLVGIMAGAFGAYLALKGLKKIIKIDMPTALLIGLGIAVLVWLVMIPVIKKQSEGLENRNKSLKVLFGIPLVVSAALLSFAHGANDVANAVGPLAAIVQVSQSGDFTHDFSIPFWVMVIGAFGISFGLFLFGPKLIKMVGSQITKLNPMRAYCVALSAAITVIVASWLGLPVSSTHIAVGGVFGVGFYREWDAERRLRNARAATSDRPAYSVEERRRRKLVRRSHFMTIIAAWIITVPAAALLSALIFYGLVTVVGAG, via the coding sequence ATGACCGACAACAATGACAACGGCGATTTGCGCCACCTCGACACGCTAGATCGAGATCTGGCGCGTTTTTCCCGACTTGAAATGGCGACACAATATGTAGCACGGCCCATCGTCGGTCCGGGCATTTCGCTGGTGTTCATTTTATTGGCAGGTTTGGGCGCTGCGCTGTTCTTTGGCCAGACCAACAATGCGATGATCGTCATCGTTGCGACCTGTCTTGGGGCTTATATGGCACTAAACATCGGTGCCAATGACGTGGCCAACAACATGGGTCCGGCAGTTGGTGCCAATGCGCTGACCATGGGTGGCGCGATTGCGATTGCTGTAGTGTTTGAAAGCGCAGGCGCATTGCTGGCGGGTGGTGACGTTGTCTCGACCATCGCCAAAGGAATTATTGCGCCCGAAAGCATGGGCGATCCTGCGACGTTTATTTGGGCGATGATGGCGGCACTGCTGTCGGCGGCGTTGTGGGTGAACCTCGCCACATACGTCGGCGCACCTGTGTCTACGACCCATTCGGTTGTTGGTGGTGTGATGGGTGCGGGCATTGCCGCCGCAGGCTTTGCCGCTGTCAGCTGGGACACCATGGGCGCAATTGCCGCATCTTGGGTGATTTCACCTGTTCTGGGCGGTGCTGTCGCGGCATTTTTCCTGTTCGTGATCAAATCACGGATCATCTACCGCGATGATAAGATCGCTGCGGCCCGTCGTTGGGTGCCTGTCTTGGTCGGCATCATGGCGGGTGCATTCGGTGCGTATCTGGCACTGAAGGGTCTCAAGAAGATCATCAAGATCGACATGCCGACCGCGCTGCTGATCGGTCTGGGGATCGCTGTTTTGGTCTGGCTGGTGATGATTCCCGTCATCAAAAAGCAGTCTGAGGGCCTTGAGAACCGCAACAAATCCCTCAAAGTGCTGTTTGGCATCCCGCTTGTGGTATCGGCGGCACTGCTGAGCTTTGCGCATGGCGCCAACGATGTGGCCAATGCGGTTGGTCCGCTGGCCGCAATCGTGCAAGTCTCGCAATCGGGTGATTTCACCCACGATTTCAGCATTCCGTTTTGGGTTATGGTCATCGGCGCGTTCGGTATCTCATTCGGTCTGTTTCTGTTCGGGCCAAAGCTGATCAAAATGGTCGGCAGCCAGATCACCAAACTGAATCCCATGCGCGCTTATTGCGTGGCCCTATCCGCGGCGATCACAGTGATTGTGGCGTCTTGGTTGGGTCTTCCCGTCAGCTCCACCCATATCGCCGTAGGCGGTGTGTTTGGCGTCGGGTTCTATCGTGAATGGGACGCAGAGCGCCGCTTGCGCAACGCCCGTGCCGCAACGTCGGACCGCCCCGCCTATTCGGTTGAAGAACGCCGTCGCCGCAAGCTGGTGCGCCGTTCGCATTTCATGACGATTATCGCAGCGTGGATCATTACAGTGCCCGCTGCGGCATTGCTGTCGGCGTTGATATTTTATGGCTTGGTGACTGTTGTCGGGGCAGGTTAA
- the rpmE gene encoding 50S ribosomal protein L31 yields the protein MKKDIHPEYHVIEVKMTDGTALEMKSTWGKEGDSLQLDIDPSVHPAWIGGTSRLMDTGGRVSKFKKKYEGLGF from the coding sequence ATGAAAAAAGACATTCACCCCGAGTACCACGTCATCGAAGTCAAAATGACCGATGGCACGGCACTAGAGATGAAATCCACGTGGGGCAAAGAGGGCGACAGCTTGCAGCTGGACATCGACCCATCCGTGCACCCTGCATGGATTGGCGGCACCTCGCGCCTGATGGACACTGGTGGCCGCGTTTCCAAGTTCAAGAAAAAGTACGAAGGTCTGGGCTTCTAA
- a CDS encoding division plane positioning ATPase MipZ: MAHIIVVGNEKGGAGKSTVSMHVATALSRMGHKVGTLDLDLRQKTLGRYIENRTKFLGEKGLTLPTPTYHELPEIDPSTLKEGENIFDHRLSVAVAGLEPDNDFILIDCPGSHTRLSQVAHSLADTLITPLNDSFIDFDLLAHIASDGETITGPAVYSQMVWSARQLRAQAGFEPIDWVVVRNRIGAQNMVNKQKMEAAITKLSKRIGFRTAPGFNERVVFRELFPRGLTLLDLRDIGVKGLNISNIAARQELRELIKSLNLPGVTVDF; encoded by the coding sequence GTGGCACATATTATCGTCGTGGGGAACGAAAAGGGCGGGGCGGGCAAGTCCACCGTGTCGATGCACGTGGCAACGGCACTGTCGCGCATGGGGCATAAGGTTGGCACGCTCGATCTGGACCTGCGCCAGAAGACGCTTGGCCGCTACATCGAAAACCGCACCAAGTTTCTCGGTGAAAAGGGGTTGACCCTGCCGACACCCACCTATCACGAGCTGCCCGAAATCGATCCTTCGACGCTGAAAGAGGGTGAAAACATTTTCGACCATCGCCTGTCGGTGGCCGTGGCGGGGCTTGAGCCTGACAATGATTTCATTCTGATCGATTGTCCGGGCAGCCACACCCGCCTATCACAGGTCGCCCATTCGCTGGCCGACACACTCATCACGCCACTTAACGACAGTTTTATCGACTTTGACCTGCTCGCGCATATCGCCAGTGATGGCGAAACGATCACCGGACCCGCGGTTTATTCGCAGATGGTCTGGAGTGCGCGTCAGTTGCGTGCGCAAGCAGGGTTTGAACCCATCGACTGGGTCGTCGTGCGCAACCGCATAGGTGCGCAGAACATGGTCAACAAGCAAAAGATGGAGGCCGCGATTACAAAGCTCTCCAAACGCATCGGGTTCCGCACGGCCCCCGGTTTCAACGAACGGGTGGTCTTTAGAGAACTGTTCCCGCGCGGCCTGACGCTGCTGGACCTGCGCGATATTGGCGTGAAGGGGCTTAACATTTCCAACATCGCTGCGCGCCAAGAATTGCGCGAATTGATCAAGTCGCTGAATTTGCCCGGTGTGACGGTAGATTTCTAA
- a CDS encoding aspartate aminotransferase family protein: MDTMTANDLSHVVDADRAHVWHHLVQHKQFETGEPRIIVEGKGMRVWDQHGKEHIDAVAGGVWTVNVGYGRESIANAVRDQILKMNFFGGTVGSIPGALFAEKLISKMPGMTRVYYANSGSEANEKGFKIVRQIAHKRYGGKKHKILYRERDYHGSTLATMSAGGQDERNAQYGPFAPGFIRVPHCMEYRKHEQDGAPDEGYGVWAANQIEEVILREGADTVGALCLEPVTAGGGVITPPEGYWDRVQEICKKYDILLHIDEVVCGVGRTGVWFGYQNYDIKPDIVTMAKGVASGYAAISCCVTTEAVFDLFKDDSSDPMNYFRDISTFGGCTAGPAAALENMRIIEDEDLMANTLVMGDRMVANLQALAEKFPAIGDVRGKGLFIGAELVTDRDTKDPMDEKRVGAVVADCMQQGVIIGATNRSIPGKNNTLCFSPALIATADDIDEITDAVDAALGRVFG, from the coding sequence ATGGATACCATGACAGCAAACGACCTGAGCCATGTAGTTGACGCCGACCGCGCCCACGTCTGGCACCACCTTGTGCAACACAAACAGTTTGAAACCGGTGAGCCGCGTATCATTGTAGAGGGAAAAGGCATGCGCGTCTGGGACCAGCATGGCAAAGAACACATTGATGCCGTCGCGGGTGGTGTCTGGACAGTCAACGTCGGCTATGGCCGCGAAAGCATTGCAAACGCAGTGCGCGATCAAATCCTGAAGATGAACTTCTTTGGCGGCACCGTCGGGTCAATCCCCGGCGCGCTGTTTGCCGAAAAGCTGATCTCGAAGATGCCGGGCATGACCCGCGTTTACTACGCAAATTCAGGTTCTGAGGCCAATGAGAAGGGTTTCAAGATTGTCCGCCAAATTGCCCACAAACGGTACGGCGGCAAAAAGCATAAGATCCTGTATCGTGAACGCGACTACCACGGATCAACCCTTGCGACGATGTCGGCGGGCGGTCAGGACGAACGCAACGCGCAATACGGCCCGTTTGCACCGGGGTTCATCCGCGTTCCCCATTGCATGGAATACCGCAAGCACGAACAGGACGGCGCACCCGATGAGGGATATGGCGTCTGGGCCGCCAACCAAATCGAAGAGGTGATCCTGCGCGAAGGTGCGGATACGGTCGGCGCGCTTTGCCTTGAACCTGTCACAGCTGGCGGCGGCGTCATCACGCCCCCTGAAGGCTATTGGGACCGCGTTCAGGAAATCTGCAAAAAGTACGATATCCTGCTGCACATCGACGAAGTCGTCTGCGGCGTTGGGCGCACAGGTGTCTGGTTTGGCTACCAGAACTACGACATCAAGCCTGACATTGTGACGATGGCCAAAGGCGTGGCATCCGGTTACGCGGCGATTTCGTGCTGCGTCACGACCGAAGCCGTGTTCGATCTGTTCAAAGACGACAGCAGTGACCCGATGAACTATTTCCGCGATATTTCGACCTTTGGCGGCTGCACCGCAGGTCCGGCAGCAGCACTCGAAAATATGCGCATCATCGAAGACGAAGACCTGATGGCCAACACGCTTGTCATGGGGGACCGCATGGTCGCCAACTTGCAGGCCTTGGCTGAAAAGTTCCCCGCCATCGGGGATGTACGCGGCAAGGGTCTGTTTATTGGCGCAGAACTGGTGACAGATCGCGACACCAAAGACCCGATGGACGAAAAACGCGTCGGCGCGGTCGTTGCCGATTGCATGCAGCAAGGCGTTATCATCGGAGCCACAAACCGATCCATCCCGGGCAAGAACAACACGCTGTGTTTCTCACCTGCGTTGATTGCGACGGCGGATGATATCGACGAAATCACTGATGCGGTGGACGCTGCGTTGGGGCGTGTTTTCGGCTAG
- a CDS encoding trypsin-like serine peptidase, translating to MTDCAAVAYLRNRTDTCATAFDGICNEASGGSGTCEPFSDTADCLGRSRPAGLENHFFGRDDRFLVDVTQSPWRSIGSLTLQDGTCTGTLVGPALVLTAAHCVTDTGNETLTPVSFSAGLSLGNSQGDAKVIGAVFDPSYSPETQPAGGGNGHDWALVVLDRNLGDEVGYLEVHELTAANLSQIGRSGLLVNQAGYSWDTGDNMSGNQGCRIVQAFEDNSILHECDTAQGDSGSPFLLNVDGEWKIIAVDSQFFSADDDKTPFAQSNLAVDSRAFAAAVAQQQ from the coding sequence GTGACCGATTGTGCCGCTGTGGCCTATCTGCGCAACCGCACCGACACCTGCGCCACCGCCTTTGACGGTATTTGCAACGAAGCCTCTGGCGGCAGCGGCACATGTGAGCCGTTTTCGGACACCGCTGACTGCCTGGGCCGTTCGCGTCCAGCCGGTCTGGAAAACCATTTCTTTGGCCGCGACGACCGCTTCTTGGTCGATGTTACACAATCACCTTGGCGCTCTATCGGCTCACTTACTTTGCAGGACGGCACCTGCACGGGGACGCTTGTGGGCCCGGCTCTGGTCCTGACGGCGGCGCATTGTGTCACAGATACTGGCAATGAAACGCTCACACCTGTCAGCTTTTCAGCGGGTCTGTCGTTGGGCAATTCACAAGGCGACGCCAAGGTCATCGGCGCGGTCTTTGATCCCTCCTACTCTCCGGAAACCCAGCCTGCGGGCGGTGGCAATGGCCACGACTGGGCGCTGGTCGTTCTGGATCGTAACCTTGGGGATGAGGTCGGCTATCTTGAAGTCCACGAACTCACCGCTGCGAACCTGTCACAAATCGGACGCTCCGGTCTGCTGGTCAATCAGGCTGGCTATTCTTGGGACACGGGCGACAATATGTCGGGCAACCAAGGCTGCCGCATCGTGCAGGCGTTTGAAGACAATTCGATCCTGCACGAATGTGACACGGCCCAAGGCGACAGTGGATCACCGTTCTTGCTTAACGTGGATGGTGAATGGAAAATCATCGCGGTCGACAGCCAATTCTTCAGTGCGGATGACGATAAAACTCCGTTTGCGCAGTCCAACCTCGCAGTGGACAGCCGCGCGTTTGCCGCAGCCGTCGCGCAACAGCAATAA
- a CDS encoding cupin domain-containing protein — protein MSFAGFMDHFPALDVPIPQSIVTTRAIASDSGLVVFFTFHEDFELPAHSHKGQWGSVISGQLELTIDGKTVIHGPGDDYDIPSGVVHSVKVTAGTRAIDVFEESDRYGLMA, from the coding sequence ATGTCATTCGCAGGTTTTATGGATCATTTCCCGGCGCTCGACGTTCCGATCCCACAAAGCATCGTGACGACCCGCGCCATCGCATCGGATTCGGGTCTGGTCGTGTTCTTTACGTTTCATGAGGACTTCGAGCTTCCGGCCCACTCTCATAAGGGTCAATGGGGGTCGGTGATTTCAGGCCAACTGGAACTGACAATTGATGGCAAGACCGTGATCCACGGGCCAGGCGATGACTACGACATCCCATCGGGCGTAGTGCACAGCGTAAAAGTTACGGCAGGCACCCGCGCCATTGACGTCTTTGAGGAAAGTGACCGCTACGGCCTTATGGCCTGA
- a CDS encoding NUDIX hydrolase: protein MRSSLNRVLRDYVAPMFRRPKGLQVAALCTRGVGDDEQVLLITSRGTGRWVLPKGWPIRGLASSQAALQEAWEEAGVKDATAKAEPIGSYAYDKTMGSGLPVPVEALIYSVSVQGLESEFPEAGQRELRWVSPTEAANLVDEPELKSILNVMAPKGAS, encoded by the coding sequence ATGAGATCCTCCCTGAACCGCGTTTTGCGTGACTATGTCGCGCCGATGTTTCGTCGCCCCAAAGGGTTGCAGGTCGCAGCCCTGTGCACCCGTGGCGTGGGCGATGATGAGCAGGTTTTGTTGATCACCAGCCGTGGCACAGGGCGTTGGGTTTTGCCGAAAGGCTGGCCCATTCGCGGTCTCGCGTCGTCGCAAGCGGCCTTGCAAGAAGCGTGGGAAGAAGCGGGCGTAAAAGACGCCACAGCGAAAGCCGAACCAATCGGCAGTTACGCCTACGACAAGACCATGGGCAGCGGATTGCCGGTGCCGGTTGAGGCACTTATTTATTCGGTCAGCGTCCAAGGCCTTGAGAGCGAATTTCCAGAAGCGGGGCAACGCGAGTTGCGTTGGGTCTCCCCGACAGAGGCCGCAAATTTGGTGGATGAGCCGGAATTGAAGTCGATCCTGAACGTGATGGCCCCCAAGGGTGCGTCATAA
- a CDS encoding DEAD/DEAH box helicase, whose amino-acid sequence MDFDMLGLAPRLIAELKSQGIVDPTPIQAQAIPHAMNGRDVMGLAKTGSGKTAAFGLPMIDMLLKEQGKPEGKTARALILAPTRELAKQIQENLEAYTKGTHLKTMLVVGGAGITGQIRKLERGVDLLVATPGRLIDLLERRAVRLGDTKFLVLDEADQMLDMGFIHALRQIAPLLAPERQTMLFSATMPKLMAELAGAFLKNPMRVQVDAPGKPVERIEQSVHFVAKAAKTDLLLELIDKHRDERAIVFGRTKHGSEKLHKLLASKGFLSASIHGNKSQGQRDRAITDFKAGKVTILVATDVAARGLDIPEVKHVYNYDLPNVAENYVHRIGRTARAGADGMAIAFCAPDEMGELRDIQKAMKADIPVAGGRPWEKSEEEAKPKRGGGGGGGGRRFGGGGGGGGRPGGKPGGGRPNAGGGRPAGGGGGGGGNRRRKPSSASA is encoded by the coding sequence ATGGATTTCGATATGCTGGGCCTCGCGCCCCGACTGATTGCTGAACTGAAAAGCCAAGGGATCGTTGATCCGACGCCGATCCAAGCACAGGCAATCCCACATGCAATGAATGGCCGCGACGTCATGGGCCTCGCCAAAACGGGCAGCGGTAAGACTGCGGCGTTCGGACTGCCGATGATTGATATGCTGCTGAAAGAGCAAGGCAAGCCCGAGGGTAAGACTGCCCGCGCTTTGATCCTCGCGCCAACGCGTGAGCTTGCCAAACAGATTCAAGAAAACCTCGAGGCCTATACGAAGGGCACCCACCTCAAGACCATGCTGGTCGTCGGTGGCGCAGGTATTACGGGTCAAATCCGTAAACTGGAACGCGGCGTTGACCTGTTGGTCGCCACGCCGGGTCGTCTGATCGACCTGCTGGAACGCCGCGCTGTGCGTTTGGGCGATACGAAGTTCTTGGTCCTCGACGAAGCGGACCAGATGCTCGACATGGGGTTCATCCATGCGCTGCGCCAGATTGCACCGCTGCTGGCCCCAGAACGTCAGACGATGCTGTTTTCAGCGACAATGCCGAAATTGATGGCCGAACTCGCGGGTGCTTTCCTTAAGAATCCGATGCGCGTGCAGGTCGATGCACCCGGCAAACCTGTTGAGCGGATTGAACAATCGGTTCACTTCGTCGCCAAGGCGGCAAAGACTGATTTGTTGCTCGAACTGATCGACAAGCACCGCGATGAACGCGCGATTGTCTTCGGTCGCACCAAGCACGGGTCTGAAAAGCTGCACAAGCTGCTGGCGAGCAAGGGCTTTTTGTCTGCGTCTATCCACGGCAATAAATCCCAAGGTCAGCGCGATCGCGCGATTACCGATTTCAAAGCGGGCAAGGTGACAATCCTGGTTGCGACGGATGTTGCGGCGCGTGGTCTGGATATTCCAGAGGTGAAGCACGTTTATAACTACGACCTGCCAAACGTGGCCGAAAACTATGTCCACCGTATTGGCCGCACGGCGCGCGCTGGTGCGGATGGCATGGCAATTGCGTTCTGTGCGCCCGATGAAATGGGCGAATTGCGCGACATCCAAAAGGCGATGAAGGCTGACATCCCAGTGGCCGGTGGTCGCCCATGGGAGAAATCCGAAGAAGAAGCCAAGCCCAAGCGCGGTGGCGGTGGCGGCGGTGGTGGCCGTCGTTTTGGCGGAGGTGGCGGTGGCGGCGGACGTCCGGGCGGCAAGCCTGGTGGTGGTCGCCCGAATGCTGGCGGCGGTCGCCCCGCTGGTGGTGGTGGTGGTGGCGGCGGCAATCGCCGTCGTAAGCCGAGCAGCGCTTCAGCGTAA
- a CDS encoding ISL3 family transposase has protein sequence MTIDISQHLLRLKGQRVNEIELAEDGAKVIVQCSRDARRSAIDPATGKKGSINQHIRRQVNDIPFFGYPCVIEIELAQVFISKGERRIEACPFVDKGCRFTHRFCHLISGLCRHLSILAVSRHLGIRWETVKNIDKAYLMETLPALDPAQLAGLEYIGVDEVARAKGHDYMTVVYDMVGGHLIWVEAGRTAEVFSRFLKQLRPDTAHKIKAVSMDMGPAYQKAVRESLPMADIVFDRFHVMKNYSKAIHNQRRLEFRKADQSGKELMKGTHYLLLKNADKLNEKQSNKLQTLLESNSNLNTLYVLKEQLQALWSAPSFEGMSEQLENWCLIADQSHMLYLKKFAKSLRKHCVGICNYAKHKLTSARIEAGNVSIGMIRKRARGIRDTEYFKLKIRQSSIPDNQSILPRLN, from the coding sequence ATGACCATCGACATCTCGCAACATCTTTTACGCCTGAAGGGGCAACGTGTAAATGAAATTGAGCTGGCTGAAGACGGTGCGAAGGTTATTGTTCAGTGCAGTCGGGATGCCCGCAGGAGCGCTATAGACCCTGCAACCGGCAAGAAGGGTAGCATCAACCAACATATTCGCCGACAAGTAAACGACATCCCGTTTTTTGGGTATCCTTGTGTGATTGAGATTGAGCTAGCGCAGGTTTTTATTAGCAAGGGTGAGCGCCGCATTGAGGCGTGTCCTTTTGTTGATAAAGGGTGCCGTTTCACCCATCGATTTTGCCATCTTATCAGTGGATTGTGCCGTCATTTATCCATTCTGGCTGTCTCCAGGCATTTAGGTATACGATGGGAGACGGTAAAGAATATCGACAAGGCATACCTGATGGAAACGCTTCCTGCGCTTGATCCCGCACAGCTTGCTGGCTTGGAATACATTGGTGTCGATGAAGTGGCCCGGGCGAAAGGTCATGACTATATGACGGTGGTCTACGATATGGTCGGAGGGCATCTGATCTGGGTGGAAGCCGGTCGAACTGCCGAAGTTTTTTCAAGGTTTTTGAAACAGCTGCGGCCAGATACAGCCCATAAAATAAAGGCCGTGTCGATGGATATGGGGCCTGCCTACCAAAAGGCTGTCAGGGAGTCCTTGCCGATGGCCGACATCGTATTTGACCGTTTCCACGTCATGAAAAACTACAGCAAGGCTATCCATAATCAGCGTCGCCTTGAGTTCAGGAAGGCCGATCAAAGTGGTAAAGAGTTGATGAAGGGCACGCATTATCTGTTGCTCAAAAATGCGGATAAGTTGAATGAAAAACAAAGTAACAAGCTGCAAACGTTGCTGGAGAGCAATAGCAACCTGAATACGCTTTACGTCTTAAAAGAACAGCTTCAGGCTCTGTGGAGCGCCCCATCATTTGAGGGGATGTCAGAGCAACTGGAAAATTGGTGCCTGATCGCAGATCAGTCACACATGCTCTATCTGAAAAAGTTCGCAAAATCCCTAAGAAAACATTGTGTGGGCATATGCAACTACGCGAAACACAAGCTGACAAGCGCCAGGATAGAGGCTGGTAATGTCAGTATAGGAATGATCCGCAAACGAGCCAGGGGCATCAGGGATACCGAATACTTCAAACTCAAAATTAGACAATCATCCATCCCAGATAATCAATCTATACTCCCGCGCCTGAATTGA
- a CDS encoding PLP-dependent aminotransferase family protein has product MALPVETFFLQPDASGTLQTQIRQLVAEGILAGRFRPGEKLPSSRKLAVHLGVSRITVTLAFTELLADDYIVAHGRSGYFVSENAPEPPAFPATSSDHSTVDWTRAIGQRFTTTQGMSKPADWATFRYPFIYGQADPTLFDSANWRLCALEALGRKDFDALTADYFDSDDPKLLDFIARQTLPRRGILAQPDEILLTMGAQNALWLTAQVLLTQRRTAAIEDPCYPALRGILEQSRCHLHAIPVDQDGLPPDALPPETDVVFTTPSHQCPTAATMPMSRRRALLDKAEQDDFLIVEDDYEFEMSFLKPPSPALKSLDKNGRVIYVGSFSKSLFPGLRLGYLVGPAPFIREARALRASVLRHPPGHIQRTVTYFLSRGHYDALVGRMSRAYHDRRKTIDTALSEHGLTVAGAGSFGGSALWMRAPEHVDTRVLAQRLAEKSVLIEPGHAFFSGPSAPNNFYRLAYSSIPTPRIAGGVEILAKTLAEIN; this is encoded by the coding sequence ATGGCTCTCCCCGTCGAAACCTTCTTTCTGCAACCGGATGCCAGTGGCACCCTGCAGACCCAAATTCGCCAATTGGTCGCAGAAGGCATCCTTGCGGGACGGTTCCGACCGGGTGAAAAGCTGCCGTCGTCGCGCAAACTGGCTGTGCACCTCGGCGTCAGCCGCATCACTGTCACCCTCGCGTTTACCGAATTGCTGGCAGACGATTATATCGTGGCGCATGGTCGATCAGGCTATTTCGTGTCCGAAAACGCGCCCGAACCACCCGCGTTTCCCGCCACCAGCAGCGACCACAGCACCGTTGATTGGACCCGCGCCATCGGCCAGCGGTTCACCACAACGCAAGGCATGTCAAAACCCGCTGATTGGGCGACATTCCGGTATCCGTTCATCTACGGACAGGCCGACCCGACGTTGTTTGATTCCGCCAACTGGCGCCTTTGTGCCCTTGAGGCTTTGGGCCGCAAGGATTTCGACGCGTTAACCGCAGACTATTTCGACAGCGACGATCCCAAACTGCTCGACTTTATTGCGCGCCAAACCCTGCCCCGTCGCGGCATCCTAGCGCAGCCGGATGAAATCCTGCTGACGATGGGGGCGCAAAATGCGCTTTGGCTGACGGCGCAGGTTTTGTTGACCCAGCGCCGCACCGCCGCGATCGAGGACCCCTGCTATCCCGCTTTGCGTGGCATTCTGGAACAATCGCGCTGCCATTTGCACGCGATCCCTGTCGATCAGGATGGCCTGCCGCCCGACGCGTTGCCGCCTGAAACAGATGTGGTTTTCACGACCCCCAGCCACCAATGCCCGACCGCCGCGACGATGCCGATGTCGCGCCGTCGCGCTTTGCTTGATAAAGCGGAACAAGATGACTTTCTGATTGTCGAAGATGACTATGAATTTGAAATGTCGTTCCTGAAACCGCCATCCCCCGCGCTGAAGTCCCTCGATAAAAACGGCCGCGTGATCTATGTGGGCAGTTTCTCAAAATCGCTATTTCCCGGGCTGCGTCTGGGCTACCTCGTCGGCCCTGCACCTTTCATCCGCGAGGCCCGCGCCCTGCGCGCGTCCGTGCTGCGCCACCCCCCCGGCCACATCCAGCGCACCGTCACCTATTTCCTGTCACGCGGTCATTACGACGCCCTTGTTGGTCGGATGAGCCGCGCCTACCATGATCGGCGCAAAACCATCGACACCGCACTTTCTGAACACGGTCTGACGGTTGCGGGGGCGGGCAGTTTTGGCGGATCAGCGTTGTGGATGCGCGCACCCGAACATGTGGACACCCGCGTCCTTGCCCAGCGCCTTGCGGAAAAAAGTGTGCTGATCGAACCGGGGCACGCGTTTTTTAGCGGCCCCTCTGCGCCGAACAATTTCTACCGCCTTGCCTATAGTTCGATCCCGACACCGCGGATCGCAGGCGGCGTCGAAATCCTAGCAAAAACACTCGCCGAGATAAACTAA